One stretch of Castor canadensis chromosome 12, mCasCan1.hap1v2, whole genome shotgun sequence DNA includes these proteins:
- the Bmp10 gene encoding bone morphogenetic protein 10, whose amino-acid sequence MGSLVLRLSAVFCLLAHSVCGSPIMGLEQSPLEEDMPLFEDVFSEQDGMDFTTLLQSMKDEFLKTLNLSDIPMQDSAKVDPPEYMLELYNKFATDRTSVPSANIIRSFKNEDLFSQPVGFNGLRKYPLLFNVSIPHHEEVIIAELRLYTLVQRDRMLYDGVDRKITIFEVLESGGDNDGERNMLVLVSGEIYGLNSEWETFDVTDAIRRWQKSGSSTHQLEVHIESRQDQAEDAGRGQLEIDTSAQNKHDPLLIVFSDDQSSDKEQKEELNEMIAHEQLLELDSLGMDGYSSGPGEEALLQMRSNIIYDSTARIRRNAKGNYCKRTPLYIDFKEIGWDSWIIAPPGYEAYECRGVCNYPLAEHLTPTKHAIIQALVHLKNSQKASKACCVPTKLDPISILYLDKGVVTYKFKYEGMAVSECGCR is encoded by the exons ATGGGTTCTCTTGTCTTGAGGCTCAGCGCTGTCTTTTGCCTGTTGGCTCACTCAGTTTGTGGCAGCCCCATCATGGGCCTTGAGCAGTCACCTCTGGAAGAAGATATGCCCCTCTTTGAAGATGTCTTCTCAGAGCAAGACGGTATGGACTTTACCACCCTGCTGCAGAGCATGAAGGATGAGTTTCTCAAGACATTGAACCTGTCTGACATCCCTATGCAGGATTCAGCCAAGGTTGACCCACCAGAATACATGTTGGAACTCTACAACAAATTTGCCACGGATCGGACCTCCGTGCCCTCTGCCAACATTATCAGGAGCTTCAAGAATGAAG atCTGTTTTCTCAACCAGTCGGTTTTAATGGGCTCCGAAAATACCCTCTCCTCTTCAATGTGTCCATCCCTCACCATGAAGAGGTCATCATTGCTGAACTCAGGTTATACACCCTGGTGCAAAGAGACCGCATGCTATATGATGGAGTAGACAGAAAAATAACCATTTTTGAGGTTCTAGAGAGTGGAGGGGATAACGACGGTGAAAGAAACATGTTGGTCTTAGTGTCAGGCGAGATCTATGGACTCAACAGTGAGTGGGAGACATTTGATGTCACAGATGCCATCAGACGTTGGCAAAAGTCAGGCTCGTCTACCCATCAGCTGGAGGTCCACATTGAGAGCAGACAGGACCAAGCTGAGGATGCTGGAAGGGGACAACTGGAAatagacaccagtgcccagaatAAGCATGACCCTTTGCTTATTGTGTTTTCTGATGACCAAAGTAGTGACAAAGAGCAGAAAGAGGAACTGAATGAAATGATTGCTCATGAGCAACTTCTGGAGCTGGACAGCTTGGGCATGGATGGCTATTCTAGTGGACCAGGGGAAGAGGCTTTGTTGCAGATGAGGTCGAACATCATCTATGACTCCACTGCCCGAATCAGAAGGAATGCCAAAGGAAACTACTGCAAGAGGACCCCACTGTACATTGACTTCAAAGAGATTGGCTGGGACTCCTGGATCATTGCTCCACCTGGATATGAAGCCTATGAATGTCGTGGTGTTTGTAACTACCCCCTGGCAGAGCATCTCACACCTACAAAGCATGCGATTATCCAGGCCTTGGTCCACCTCAAGAACTCCCAGAAAGCTTCCAAAGCTTGCTGTGTGCCCACgaagctagaccctatctccatcCTCTATTTAGACAAAGGCGTTGTTACCTACAAGTTTAAATATGAAGGAATGGCGGTCTCTGAATGTGGCTGTAGATAG